In Methanothermobacter sp., the following are encoded in one genomic region:
- a CDS encoding TIGR00304 family protein, producing MRGEILITAGVILIITGILLTFIGGALSASQTRDKGEVKAAGVVMIGPVPIIFGSDRNMAITGVVLALILMVVAYILFYR from the coding sequence ATGAGGGGAGAAATTCTCATAACCGCAGGAGTAATCCTTATAATCACAGGCATACTTTTAACATTCATTGGAGGAGCCCTCAGCGCCTCCCAGACAAGGGATAAGGGGGAGGTTAAGGCCGCGGGAGTTGTAATGATAGGGCCCGTGCCCATAATCTTTGGCAGCGACAGGAACATGGCCATCACAGGGGTTGTGCTCGCCCTGATCCTCATGGTGGTTGCATACATACTGTTCTACAGATAG
- a CDS encoding DUF166 family protein, producing MRIIMVACGEYGARVVNTVAAHGLAPDIVAVFDYDDYSGEFLDDPSSLLPPEIPDADLTVAAGLFGDLNLVAAEIAVESGSKALIIESHAPGQLPEGLKSEISRMVESVVFPSPFCSLDTTGNPFIDSFASGFGKPEVDMDVKESVLAVRVKRSAPCGSTFYVAERIRGVPLPEVDVAAGEGFHNYPCLASMEADPVLGDTHLHVAGYLTREAFKRAAGVPGVHAHVNPRECLGEDCGFLCMDVCPLVRLSMNTIRRGVTAEVDPFSCGACERCARECPQGAIEMINPRP from the coding sequence ATGAGGATCATAATGGTGGCCTGTGGAGAATACGGCGCCAGGGTGGTTAATACCGTCGCTGCCCATGGGCTGGCACCGGACATAGTGGCTGTATTTGATTATGATGACTATTCTGGTGAATTTCTGGATGATCCCTCATCACTTCTTCCCCCAGAAATCCCTGATGCAGATCTCACAGTAGCTGCGGGACTCTTCGGTGACCTTAACCTTGTAGCAGCTGAAATAGCCGTTGAATCGGGATCAAAGGCCCTCATAATTGAATCCCACGCGCCGGGTCAGCTTCCTGAAGGCCTTAAATCTGAAATTTCCAGGATGGTTGAATCAGTCGTCTTTCCATCACCCTTCTGTTCACTTGATACTACAGGAAATCCCTTTATTGACTCATTTGCCTCAGGATTCGGGAAGCCTGAGGTGGACATGGATGTGAAGGAGAGTGTCCTTGCAGTCAGGGTTAAAAGAAGCGCCCCCTGCGGTTCCACCTTCTACGTCGCAGAGAGGATAAGGGGGGTTCCCCTCCCTGAGGTGGATGTGGCTGCCGGTGAAGGATTCCACAACTACCCCTGCCTGGCGTCCATGGAAGCTGACCCTGTACTGGGGGATACCCACCTGCATGTTGCAGGTTACCTCACAAGGGAGGCCTTCAAGAGGGCTGCAGGTGTGCCGGGGGTTCATGCCCACGTGAACCCCAGGGAATGTCTGGGAGAGGATTGTGGCTTCCTCTGCATGGATGTCTGTCCCCTTGTCAGGTTATCCATGAATACCATAAGGAGGGGTGTGACTGCAGAGGTGGATCCCTTCTCCTGCGGTGCCTGTGAGAGGTGCGCCAGGGAGTGTCCCCAAGGGGCCATAGAAATGATAAACCCGCGGCCATGA